DNA sequence from the Marinilongibacter aquaticus genome:
AAGGTTGTAGACGAGCTAATGGCCGAATTGCACAAAGCCAATTTCGATCCCGAATTTTATCAAAAACACGAAGAAGAAATATTGGTCGATTTCAATGCACAATACAGTAAAACGATAAAGTCTTCACGCAAGCGGGGCTTGTTGAATTTTATTTTTTCCTGAATCGATGCCCTGAAACCCCAAACAAAATACAGAATTAACGTTTGAAACACATGAAAAAAACAGGACTCGTACTCATTCTTGCTTCGCTTTTTGCTTGGATTTCGGTGCTGTTCCTCAATACATTCAGCCTGAACGAAAACCAGTTTGACGCTCAGGTGCAAACGGCTCATCGGGAGATTTTAAAACCCGAGATGGCACCTATTTTCGGGCAAAAGTACGGCAATGCCTTTGCTTTCAGTTCGGCTGTACTTGCTGCAGTACAAAAAGCCAACCAAAAATTGGAGGCGGCCGGAAAAAGCGATCAAAAAATCTATGATCACTACGAACTGAGTTTGGCTCAAGCGGCGGGCAATGGCTTTGTGAGTATGCACCGCGAAGCTCTCTTTTTCAGCATTTTCGGTCTACTTATCTTAGGGGCTTTGCTGCTGTATTATCCGAATTTTCAACAAATGCCGGGCATTAAAAACAACGGCATTTTCAAGCATCCGCTCACTTCGGTCAAAAATGTGGGCATTTTAATGGGCGGCCTTTTGATTGTCTTTTATCTCCTGCTCTATTTCTTTCCCCATTTTATTGTCAATTGGATCATCCTGCTCGATCCGCTAAGCCACTGGCTGAATGGCGGCCCAGCGAGTCAATGGTTTTTGTACGGCTTTTTGTACACTTTGGCCGTTTTGGTAATGGGTATACGCATGTTGATCAAATACAGACACAGCCGATACCAACTGATGCGTACAGCCTCCGTTATGTTTTTCCAATTGATTTTCGCCTTTCTGATTCCCGAAATACTGGTTAAATTGAACTTGCCTTCTGCCGACCTGAAAAACATGTGGCCTTTGGATTATTCCTTTTTCTTCGATTACCGCATCGATCAGAAAATACAGGCCGGCACCTTGGGCATTTTCCTTTTCGTATGGGGAATAGTGTTATTTGCCATTGGAGTGCCTGTACTCACCTATTTTTTCGGGAAACGCTGGTATTGCAGCTGGGTTTGTGGTTGTGGTGGATTGGCCGAAACACTCGGCGACCCTTTCCGCCAACTTTCCAACAAAAGCTTAAAGGCTTGGAAAATAGAGAGATACCTGATTCACTTTGTATTGGTTTTTGCGGTCATTATGACCGCGGGTGTACTTTATACCTACTTTTCGGGTCAATCGGCCATTTTCGGTGTTATCGATACCGGCACACTGCGGTATTATTACGGTTTTGCCATCGGTTCTATATTTTCTGGGGTAGTAGGCACAGGTTTTTATCCGCTTATGGGCAATCGGGTATGGTGCCGTTTTGGCTGCCCTTTGGCCGCGTATTTGGGCTTGGTGCAACGTTTCAAAAGCCGTTTCCGCATTACAACGAACGGCGGACAATGCATTTCTTGCGGCAACTGCTCTACCTACTGCGAACAAGGTATTGATGTGCGTGGGTATGCTCAACGCGGGCAAGATATTGTGCGGTCGTCGTGTGTAGGATGCGGCATTTGTTCGGCCGTTTGTCCGCGTGGGGTGTTGAATTTGGAAAACGCCTCGGTCGAAAGCCGAAACATATAAGCATCCAGAGAATTTATTAATTACTGATAATCAATAAAATAGACAACTTTTACGACTTAAAATCAATGCGTTTTTAAAATTGCCGACATTGCTCTAAATTGTGGCATGAATATCCATATAATTGATGCCGGAAATTTCAAGCTCGACGGTGGAGCTATGTTTGGTGTGGTACCCAAAACGCTTTGGTCGAAAAAAGTCCCCGCGGATGAGCTGAATCTCTGTGCTTGGAAAATGCGATGCCTACTCGTTGAAATCGCTGATCGGCGTATACTGATCGACACAGGAATGGGCGATAAACAAGCCCCAAAATGGCAATCGTATTATTATCGTCACGGAGATGGAGATTTAATTGGAGCAATTCAAAAACTGGGTTTGGCCGCAGAAGACATCACCGATGTCATCCTCAGTCATTTGCACTTCGATCATGCCGGAGGGGCCGTTAGCCAAAATGAAAAGGGTTTGTATTGTACTTTTCCGCGGGCCAAATATTGGACACATTCTGCACATTGGCAGTGGGCCGTAGAGCCAAACGCACGCGAATCCGCTACATTTTTGAAGGAAAACCTTTGGCCTATTCACGAATCGGAGCAACTCTATTTCATTGATAAAGAAAATGATTTGCCCAAAGAAATTGAATTGCTTTATGCCAATGGGCACACCGAAAAAATGATTATGCCGCTGCTGCACCATCCGAAACAAAAAATACTTTTTGCCGCAGATACCGTGCCTTCTTTTGCTCATTTGCACATTCCTTGGGTAATGGGCTACGATGTGCGGCCGCTCGAAACCATGCAAGAAAAATCGGAAATCCTGCACCGCTGCGAAAAAGAAAACTGGGCTCTGCTTTTTGATCACGATGCAACCCACGAATGTGCTTTTATTGCACAAAATGAAAAGGGTTTTTACCCTTCAGATCTGTTAAAATTGAGCGAAATCATATGAAAGAAAAACTTGGCATAATGCTGCTTTTGTACGGCTCCTGCTGCTGCTCGCTCCAAGCCCAGAACAAATACCTGGTCTATTTTCGCGATAAGGCTGCCAGTCCATATGCCAGTGCTTCTGCCCAAGATTTTCTATCCGCAAAGGCCATTGCCCGCAGGCAGCTGCAAGGCATTGCAGTAAACGAAAGTGATTATCCGCCAAACCCCAACTATATACAAGATGTACACAATGCCGGAGCCAAAGTGTTGCACAGCAGCCGCTGGTTCAATGCCGTTTTGATTTCTTGTACCGAACAAGTTTTGGCCAGTGTGTTGGCTCTGGAAGAAGTTTCGCATATCTGGCACAATGCTCCGCTCAACCGAAGCAACAGCCACGTAAAAAAAGCCCGAAAGCCCAAGCAAATCAGTGAACTCGATTACGGAGATGCCAATACGCAAATCTCATTTTTAGGCGTCGATGAAATGCACAATCGCGGTTTTCATGGCGAAAATATGTGGATTGCCATTTTGGATGACGGTTTCCTGAACGCCAATTCCATTGCCTGTTTGGATTCCGTTTTCACGCACAATCAAATTTTGGAAATCTATGATTTTGTAGACGAAGACAGTACGGTTTTTGCTAATGGCGGACACGGTACCAGCGTGTTTTCCTGCCATGCAGCCAATCAACCCGGACAAATTGTTTCGCCAGCCACGAAAGCCCATTATGCCCTTTTTCGTACAGAAGACGGCACTTCGGAAACGCCTTTGGAAGAAGTAAATTGGCTTATTGCCGCCGAACACGCCGACAGTTTGGGCATTGATATACTTTCCACTTCATTGGGCTATTCCGAATTCGACGAACCGGAAGACAACTACACCTACACCGACATGGATGGAAACACCGCTTTGATTACACGAGCAGCAGATATGGCGGCTTCAAAGGGCATGTTGGTGGTCAATTCTGCGGGCAATGAAGGCTCTTCGGCTTGGCATTACATCACTGCTCCTGCAGATGGCGATTCTGTATTGGCCATTGGAGCCGTCAATCGCTATGGAGAACTTGCCTCTTTCAGCTCCCGAGGCCCCAGCTCCGACAATCGAACCAAACCCGATTTAATGGCAGTTGGCGAAGCCACAGCCCTGTGCTCACCTTACGATTTCGTGGGCACGGCCAACGGCACATCTTTTTCCGCTCCTTTGGTGGCTGCCATGGCCGCTGGATTTTGGCAAGCCAATCGGTATTTAACCGCTTTTGAAGTAATGGATTGTTTGAGAAAATCGGGAAATCAATACGCCAACCCCGACAACAATTACGGTTTCGGAATGGCCAATTTTGTGCGGGCCGACAGCGTGGCCAAAAGCGAATACGGCATCAATCCTTTGCAAAAAAAAGGAATCGTGGACAGTTATTGTATTGAACGGATACCCGCATGCCGCATTTTGTTTAATTTCAGGCCGGAAGCCGTCGGTAAAAAATTGAGGATTACATTTGTGGATCAGGATCTGAAACAAACTTTGCAACAAGACTCGTTCGTATTGTTGGGTACCCAGATTCAGGAAAACTTGGCATTCGACACCCTCAAACCACACATTATTATGCGGATAGAAAACATTTCAGACACCCAAACAGAATTGATCGTTCGATTTTGAATTTAGAAGAGAAGAAAATAGGCCTATGTCTTTCCGGAGGCGGAGCTCGCGGTTTTGCCCATTTGGGTGTGCTGCAAGCTTTGGATGAATTGAATATCCCCATTGCTAAAATCAGTGGAGCCAGTGCGGGTGCTTTTGCGGCAGCTTTTTACGCCGGAGGCTATGCCCCTAAGGAAGCCCTGGACATTATTCTGCAACGTGGTTTTTGGCAATATGTCGGTATCGCTCCCAATCGCTGGGGATTGCTTTCTTTGGAAAAAACGCGACGCGTGCTCGAAGAGCTTTTTCCCGAAAATGCCTTTGAGAAACTGAACATTCCCATCGCCATCTGTGCCACGAATATTGGAAAAGGCAAACCCGAATATTTCGAAAAGGGGCAATTGGTCAAACCGATTTTGGCTTCGGCAGCCATTCCCGCTCTTTTCAAACCCGTGAAAATTGAAGGGAATTATTACCTCGACGGCGGACTAACCAACAACATGCCTTTGAAACCCTTGAAAAAGTGCGATTTTACCATTGCCGTAAACATCACGCCTTTCCACAAAAGAATGCCCGTACATTCGGTAAAAGACATCGTACTGAAGACCATTTACATTTCCGTGGATCAGCAAACGCGGCAAAAAGCAAAAAAAGCAGACCTGAATTTAATTCCGGATGGAATAATGCGATACGACGGTTTCCGCATGAAGAACGCCCATAAACTTTTCGATTTAGGCTACGAAAGTGCCATTAAATCATTTGCCAATATCCAAGACCAATTTACCTATCATTGAAATTGTGGAAATCTTTGGTTGATCTTGCAGAGAAATTAGATAATTTTGACCTGACTTGTACGTTTTTCAACAAAATTTCGGCCTTTGATCAAAAAATCTATCATAGCTGTTTTACCCTTGTTTTTGGCGGCCTGTTCGCAATTCAGCCACTCGCTGACCAGCCGAACATGGCACAACATGAACGCCAAGTACAACGCCACCGTAGACGCATCGGTGTATTTTGATTATGCCGAATTCAAAATCGACTCGGTTCACCAAGACAACTTCAGCGATATTCTGCCCATTCTTCCGGCTATCGATTCGCTCGAAACGGCCATATCCAAACCCGAGTTGGAAGAAGTCATTCGTCTTACCTCTATCGTGGCCGAAAGGCACAGCAATTCAAAATTCACAGACAAATCGTACTTGCTTTTGGGAAAAGCCCGCCTGTATGAAGAAGACCTTACAAATGCAATTGAGGTGTTCAAATACCTGAACGCAAACCATAAAAAGGCCAATTACAAAAATGCCGCCTTGATCTGGTTGATGCGTGCGTATCTTGAAAACGAAGACATGAACAAGGCCAATGACGTGGCCGAGGCTCTGAAATCTGTACCCTTGAGTAAAGAAAACAAAGCCGATTTTTTCCAAATCAAAGCCGCATTTCACCAAAGAAATGGAGACGAGGCCTTGGCGGCCGTTTTTCTCGAAGAGGCTTTGAAATACATGGACAAATCGCCCAAAAAAGCCCGAGCTTATTTTATTGTTGGGCAATTGTTCAACAAACTCAACCGCGGCTCTTTGGCCCATAACAATTGGAAGAAAGCCCTGAAAAGCCGCCCGAGCTATGAAATAGAATTCAATACGAATGTGGAATTGCTTTTGCAAGGAAACAAATTGGGCGGCAACGCCATTGCGGCTTTCAATACCATGCTCACCGACCGCAAAAACGTGGATTTGAAAGATAAAATCTATTTTAAAATGGCCAATGTGCGGGCCGAAAATGGCGAATATCCGAAAGCCATCGAAGAATATTCGAAATCGGTGCAATTGGCTAGCGACAAAGACCAAAAAGCTGTAGCTTATCAAAAAATAGCCGACATCTATTTTTACAAAATTCAGGATTATGCTCTCGCGTCTTCGTATTACGACAGCACCTTGACACAAATGAACAGCCGTTCGGAAGGTTACAATGCAGTGAAAGCGAAATCCGACTACCTTGCAGATTTCGTAAGGTATAAGAAAACAATTGTGACCGAAGACAGTTTACAAGCCTTGGCCGCCTTGGCTCCGAATGTGTTGGAAAAGAAAATAGAAGAGCACATTCGGGAGGAAGAGGCTGCTTTTAAAAAACAGCAAGCCGAAAAGGAAAAGCAAGAGCAGGTGGCGGCCATCAACCAGAGTGCCAACCCCAATGCTTGGTTTTTCTACGATAAAGCGAGATTAACCCGCTCGAGAGCCGCATTCATTCGTGAATGGGGCAACAGACCACTAGAAGACAATTGGCGAAGGAGAAGTCGAGAAACGGGTAGCATCAGCCTGAAAGTGGAACGCGGCGTAGTGGGTCAGGACGACGTGATTCCGACCGATGAAGAGGCCAAAGCGAAAGAAGAAGCCCAGCAAAAGAAACTTTTCGAAGGCAAGCGAATGGCTCTCATGAATCAAATTCCAATTTCGAAAGAAAGGTTGACTGCTTCGAAGAAAAAACAGGAAGAAGCCTATTACAATCTGGGGAAAATCTATCATTTGCAATTCGAACAAGAAGACAATGCGGTTGAATCCTTCGAAACCTTATTGACCAGATTCCCGGAGACGCAGTATCGTCCGGAAGCCCTTTATTTCTTGGCCATCAGCAAAAAGGGAAACAATCAAAGTGTATACAGAGACGAATTGCTCGAAAAATATCCTTATTCCAGTTTTGCCCGTCAATTGAAACGCGGCAATGCCGCCATCAGCGAAGATTTGGAACACCGGGCCGAACAAAGTTATGCTCAGCTTTATGAAGCTTATCTGAATGGGCAATACGAGCAAACCCTGCAACAAACCCAAAAGGCCTTGATGGACTTTACCGGAACGGCCGTGGAAGACAAGCTGGCGATGTTGCGTATTATGCTCTTGGCTAAAAAACGCGACAACAACACATACCGAATTGCCCTTATTGATTTTGTGAGGAGTTATCCTGCCAGCGATTTGAAACCGCGAGTGGATAAAATGCTCGAAACCCTAGTTGAAAAAAAATGACAAAGGAAGAAGAAAAACCTCCTATCCTTAAAAATTGGAATACCCTGTATGGCAT
Encoded proteins:
- a CDS encoding 4Fe-4S binding protein, producing the protein MKKTGLVLILASLFAWISVLFLNTFSLNENQFDAQVQTAHREILKPEMAPIFGQKYGNAFAFSSAVLAAVQKANQKLEAAGKSDQKIYDHYELSLAQAAGNGFVSMHREALFFSIFGLLILGALLLYYPNFQQMPGIKNNGIFKHPLTSVKNVGILMGGLLIVFYLLLYFFPHFIVNWIILLDPLSHWLNGGPASQWFLYGFLYTLAVLVMGIRMLIKYRHSRYQLMRTASVMFFQLIFAFLIPEILVKLNLPSADLKNMWPLDYSFFFDYRIDQKIQAGTLGIFLFVWGIVLFAIGVPVLTYFFGKRWYCSWVCGCGGLAETLGDPFRQLSNKSLKAWKIERYLIHFVLVFAVIMTAGVLYTYFSGQSAIFGVIDTGTLRYYYGFAIGSIFSGVVGTGFYPLMGNRVWCRFGCPLAAYLGLVQRFKSRFRITTNGGQCISCGNCSTYCEQGIDVRGYAQRGQDIVRSSCVGCGICSAVCPRGVLNLENASVESRNI
- a CDS encoding S8 family peptidase, yielding MKEKLGIMLLLYGSCCCSLQAQNKYLVYFRDKAASPYASASAQDFLSAKAIARRQLQGIAVNESDYPPNPNYIQDVHNAGAKVLHSSRWFNAVLISCTEQVLASVLALEEVSHIWHNAPLNRSNSHVKKARKPKQISELDYGDANTQISFLGVDEMHNRGFHGENMWIAILDDGFLNANSIACLDSVFTHNQILEIYDFVDEDSTVFANGGHGTSVFSCHAANQPGQIVSPATKAHYALFRTEDGTSETPLEEVNWLIAAEHADSLGIDILSTSLGYSEFDEPEDNYTYTDMDGNTALITRAADMAASKGMLVVNSAGNEGSSAWHYITAPADGDSVLAIGAVNRYGELASFSSRGPSSDNRTKPDLMAVGEATALCSPYDFVGTANGTSFSAPLVAAMAAGFWQANRYLTAFEVMDCLRKSGNQYANPDNNYGFGMANFVRADSVAKSEYGINPLQKKGIVDSYCIERIPACRILFNFRPEAVGKKLRITFVDQDLKQTLQQDSFVLLGTQIQENLAFDTLKPHIIMRIENISDTQTELIVRF
- a CDS encoding MBL fold metallo-hydrolase; this encodes MNIHIIDAGNFKLDGGAMFGVVPKTLWSKKVPADELNLCAWKMRCLLVEIADRRILIDTGMGDKQAPKWQSYYYRHGDGDLIGAIQKLGLAAEDITDVILSHLHFDHAGGAVSQNEKGLYCTFPRAKYWTHSAHWQWAVEPNARESATFLKENLWPIHESEQLYFIDKENDLPKEIELLYANGHTEKMIMPLLHHPKQKILFAADTVPSFAHLHIPWVMGYDVRPLETMQEKSEILHRCEKENWALLFDHDATHECAFIAQNEKGFYPSDLLKLSEII
- the porW gene encoding type IX secretion system periplasmic lipoprotein PorW/SprE, with translation MIKKSIIAVLPLFLAACSQFSHSLTSRTWHNMNAKYNATVDASVYFDYAEFKIDSVHQDNFSDILPILPAIDSLETAISKPELEEVIRLTSIVAERHSNSKFTDKSYLLLGKARLYEEDLTNAIEVFKYLNANHKKANYKNAALIWLMRAYLENEDMNKANDVAEALKSVPLSKENKADFFQIKAAFHQRNGDEALAAVFLEEALKYMDKSPKKARAYFIVGQLFNKLNRGSLAHNNWKKALKSRPSYEIEFNTNVELLLQGNKLGGNAIAAFNTMLTDRKNVDLKDKIYFKMANVRAENGEYPKAIEEYSKSVQLASDKDQKAVAYQKIADIYFYKIQDYALASSYYDSTLTQMNSRSEGYNAVKAKSDYLADFVRYKKTIVTEDSLQALAALAPNVLEKKIEEHIREEEAAFKKQQAEKEKQEQVAAINQSANPNAWFFYDKARLTRSRAAFIREWGNRPLEDNWRRRSRETGSISLKVERGVVGQDDVIPTDEEAKAKEEAQQKKLFEGKRMALMNQIPISKERLTASKKKQEEAYYNLGKIYHLQFEQEDNAVESFETLLTRFPETQYRPEALYFLAISKKGNNQSVYRDELLEKYPYSSFARQLKRGNAAISEDLEHRAEQSYAQLYEAYLNGQYEQTLQQTQKALMDFTGTAVEDKLAMLRIMLLAKKRDNNTYRIALIDFVRSYPASDLKPRVDKMLETLVEKK
- a CDS encoding patatin-like phospholipase family protein, giving the protein MNLEEKKIGLCLSGGGARGFAHLGVLQALDELNIPIAKISGASAGAFAAAFYAGGYAPKEALDIILQRGFWQYVGIAPNRWGLLSLEKTRRVLEELFPENAFEKLNIPIAICATNIGKGKPEYFEKGQLVKPILASAAIPALFKPVKIEGNYYLDGGLTNNMPLKPLKKCDFTIAVNITPFHKRMPVHSVKDIVLKTIYISVDQQTRQKAKKADLNLIPDGIMRYDGFRMKNAHKLFDLGYESAIKSFANIQDQFTYH